The proteins below come from a single Fastidiosipila sanguinis genomic window:
- a CDS encoding DUF3139 domain-containing protein, whose amino-acid sequence MRKKNRKSKKTLFKTPIIILIFIALFFLYKLVILRAIAINRVQDFIEDQNADRNNIEITAAAWDPLKSGGYNVVVKIKDDPDREYSYNYKLITNTRKGLKFDYIKLSSVSKNGREDYNPKYGKLEN is encoded by the coding sequence ATGAGAAAGAAAAATAGAAAATCTAAAAAAACACTATTTAAAACCCCGATAATAATACTTATTTTCATTGCACTTTTCTTTTTATATAAATTAGTTATTCTCCGTGCAATTGCTATCAATAGAGTACAGGACTTCATTGAAGATCAAAATGCGGATAGAAACAATATAGAAATTACTGCTGCAGCTTGGGATCCTTTAAAGAGTGGTGGTTATAATGTAGTTGTTAAAATCAAAGATGACCCTGACCGTGAATATTCCTATAATTACAAATTAATTACCAATACTAGGAAAGGTTTAAAATTCGATTATATCAAACTGTCATCTGTTAGTAAAAATGGTCGAGAGGATTATAATCCAAAATACGGAAAACTGGAAAATTGA